From Carassius auratus strain Wakin chromosome 1, ASM336829v1, whole genome shotgun sequence, the proteins below share one genomic window:
- the LOC113105519 gene encoding glycerol kinase-like isoform X5, producing MNGTMAASSNRIMLGPLVAAIDQGTSSTRFLVFNAKTAELLSHHQVEIKQSFPKEGWVEEDPKEILQSVYECMDRTCEKLTQLNIDISNIKAVGVTNQRETTIVWDKDTGEPLYNAIVWLDLRTQSTVERLINKTPGRNKNHLKHKTGLPISTYFSAVKLRWLMDNVEKVHEAVLSHRAMFGTVDSWLIWCLTGGKKGGVHCTDVTNASRTMLFNIHTMDWDPELCKYFDIPMEILPKVRSSSEIYGLMKISSKLKSGPLTGIPISGCLGDQSAALVGQMCFKDGQAKNTYGTGCFLLKNVGTKPVMSDHGLLTTVAYKLGRDKPACYALEGSVAIAGAVVRWLKDNLGIIQTSTELEQLAADVGTSYGCYFVPAFSGLYAPYWEPSARGIICGLTQFTNRSHLAFAALEAVCFQTREILDAMNQDSGIHLSQLQVDGGMTSNRLLMQLQADILCIPVVKPSMPETTALGAAMAAGAAEGVSVWSLNPEDLTEVTSERFEPQINPEESELRYARWKKAVQRAMNWETTEPVSNGNGQK from the exons ATGAACGGCACAATGGCTGCATCGTCGAACAGGATCATGCTGGGTCCCCTTGTAGCTGCTATCGACCAAGGCACGAGTTCTACACGTTTTCTG GTTTTCAATGCAAAAACAGCAGAGCTTCTCAGTCACCATCAGGTTGAGATTAAACAGAGCTTTCCCAAAGAGGG TTGGGTGGAGGAGGATCCAAAAGAGATTCTTCAGTCTGTGTATGAGTGCATGGACAGAACCTGTGAGAAACTGACCCAGCTCAATATTGACATCTCGAACATAAAAG CTGTTGGTGTGACCAATCAGCGGGAAACCACTATTGTTTGGGACAAGGATACGGGAGAACCACTTTATAATGCTATAG TTTGGCTTGATCTGCGGACCCAGTCAACAGTAGAAAGGCTGATCAACAAAACTCCAGGCAGAAACAAAAACCACCTCAAG CACAAGACTGGCCTACCCATCAGCACATACTTCAGTGCAGTGAAGTTACGCTGGCTGATGGATAATGTGGAAAAGGTCCATGAAGCTGTGCTCTCTCACAGGGCCATGTTTGGAACAGTGGACTCTTGGCTTATCTGG TGCCTGACTGGGGGGAAGAAGGGAGGTGTTCATTGCACAGATGTAACCAATGCCAGCCGAACAATGCTCTTCAATATTCATACAATGGACTGGGATCCAGAGCTCTGCAA ATATTTTGATATACCAATGGAAATTCTGCCAAAAGTGAGAAGTTCTTCAGAGATTTATGGTTTAATG AAAATCAGCTCTAAACTG AAATCTGGCCCTTTAACTGGTATCCCCATATCAGGg TGTCTTGGGGACCAATCTGCTGCCCTGGTGGGACAGATGTGCTTCAAGGACGGACAAGCCAAAAATAC atatGGGACTGGTTGTTTCTTGCTTAAGAATGTAGGGACTAAG CCTGTGATGTCGGACCATGGACTCCTGACAACAGTCGCATATAAACTAGGGCGTGACAAGCCTGCCTGCTATGCACTAGAG GGTTCTGTTGCCATTGCAGGGGCAGTTGTGCGTTGGCTAAAGGATAATCTTGGAATTATCCAAACCTCTACAGAACttg AGCAACTAGCTGCTGACGTTGGCACATCATATGGCTGTTATTTTGTCCCTGCATTCTCTGGATTATATGCGCCATACTGGGAGCCAAGTGCTAGAGG AATCATCTGCGGTCTAACACAGTTCACCAATAGGAGTCATTTGGCTTTCGCAGCACTTGAAGCTGTCTGCTTCCAGACACGAGAG ATTCTGGATGCAATGAACCAGGACAGTGGTATTCATCTGTCCCAGCTCCAGGTTGATGGAGGCATGACGTCTAACCGGTTACTGATGCAGCTGCAGGCCGACATACTGTGTATCCCAGTTG taaagcCGTCCATGCCTGAGACCACAGCTCTGGGTGCTGCTATGGCAGCAGGAGCAGCTGAAGGAGTCAGTGTGTGGAGCCTAAACCCAGAAGATCTCACAGAGGTCACGTCAGAAAGATTTGAGCCTCAGATCAACCCAGAGG AGAGTGAACTTCGATATGCTCGCTGGAAGAAAGCTGTTCAGAGGGCTATGAACTGGGAAACCACAGAACCAGTCAGCAATGGAAatg GGCAGAAGTAG
- the LOC113105519 gene encoding glycerol kinase-like isoform X4 — translation MNGTMAASSNRIMLGPLVAAIDQGTSSTRFLVFNAKTAELLSHHQVEIKQSFPKEGWVEEDPKEILQSVYECMDRTCEKLTQLNIDISNIKAVGVTNQRETTIVWDKDTGEPLYNAIVWLDLRTQSTVERLINKTPGRNKNHLKHKTGLPISTYFSAVKLRWLMDNVEKVHEAVLSHRAMFGTVDSWLIWCLTGGKKGGVHCTDVTNASRTMLFNIHTMDWDPELCKYFDIPMEILPKVRSSSEIYGLMKISSKLKSGPLTGIPISGCLGDQSAALVGQMCFKDGQAKNTYGTGCFLLKNVGTKPVMSDHGLLTTVAYKLGRDKPACYALEGSVAIAGAVVRWLKDNLGIIQTSTELEQLAADVGTSYGCYFVPAFSGLYAPYWEPSARGIICGLTQFTNRSHLAFAALEAVCFQTREILDAMNQDSGIHLSQLQVDGGMTSNRLLMQLQADILCIPVVKPSMPETTALGAAMAAGAAEGVSVWSLNPEDLTEVTSERFEPQINPEESELRYARWKKAVQRAMNWETTEPVSNGNAGQK, via the exons ATGAACGGCACAATGGCTGCATCGTCGAACAGGATCATGCTGGGTCCCCTTGTAGCTGCTATCGACCAAGGCACGAGTTCTACACGTTTTCTG GTTTTCAATGCAAAAACAGCAGAGCTTCTCAGTCACCATCAGGTTGAGATTAAACAGAGCTTTCCCAAAGAGGG TTGGGTGGAGGAGGATCCAAAAGAGATTCTTCAGTCTGTGTATGAGTGCATGGACAGAACCTGTGAGAAACTGACCCAGCTCAATATTGACATCTCGAACATAAAAG CTGTTGGTGTGACCAATCAGCGGGAAACCACTATTGTTTGGGACAAGGATACGGGAGAACCACTTTATAATGCTATAG TTTGGCTTGATCTGCGGACCCAGTCAACAGTAGAAAGGCTGATCAACAAAACTCCAGGCAGAAACAAAAACCACCTCAAG CACAAGACTGGCCTACCCATCAGCACATACTTCAGTGCAGTGAAGTTACGCTGGCTGATGGATAATGTGGAAAAGGTCCATGAAGCTGTGCTCTCTCACAGGGCCATGTTTGGAACAGTGGACTCTTGGCTTATCTGG TGCCTGACTGGGGGGAAGAAGGGAGGTGTTCATTGCACAGATGTAACCAATGCCAGCCGAACAATGCTCTTCAATATTCATACAATGGACTGGGATCCAGAGCTCTGCAA ATATTTTGATATACCAATGGAAATTCTGCCAAAAGTGAGAAGTTCTTCAGAGATTTATGGTTTAATG AAAATCAGCTCTAAACTG AAATCTGGCCCTTTAACTGGTATCCCCATATCAGGg TGTCTTGGGGACCAATCTGCTGCCCTGGTGGGACAGATGTGCTTCAAGGACGGACAAGCCAAAAATAC atatGGGACTGGTTGTTTCTTGCTTAAGAATGTAGGGACTAAG CCTGTGATGTCGGACCATGGACTCCTGACAACAGTCGCATATAAACTAGGGCGTGACAAGCCTGCCTGCTATGCACTAGAG GGTTCTGTTGCCATTGCAGGGGCAGTTGTGCGTTGGCTAAAGGATAATCTTGGAATTATCCAAACCTCTACAGAACttg AGCAACTAGCTGCTGACGTTGGCACATCATATGGCTGTTATTTTGTCCCTGCATTCTCTGGATTATATGCGCCATACTGGGAGCCAAGTGCTAGAGG AATCATCTGCGGTCTAACACAGTTCACCAATAGGAGTCATTTGGCTTTCGCAGCACTTGAAGCTGTCTGCTTCCAGACACGAGAG ATTCTGGATGCAATGAACCAGGACAGTGGTATTCATCTGTCCCAGCTCCAGGTTGATGGAGGCATGACGTCTAACCGGTTACTGATGCAGCTGCAGGCCGACATACTGTGTATCCCAGTTG taaagcCGTCCATGCCTGAGACCACAGCTCTGGGTGCTGCTATGGCAGCAGGAGCAGCTGAAGGAGTCAGTGTGTGGAGCCTAAACCCAGAAGATCTCACAGAGGTCACGTCAGAAAGATTTGAGCCTCAGATCAACCCAGAGG AGAGTGAACTTCGATATGCTCGCTGGAAGAAAGCTGTTCAGAGGGCTATGAACTGGGAAACCACAGAACCAGTCAGCAATGGAAatg CAGGGCAGAAGTAG
- the LOC113105519 gene encoding glycerol kinase-like isoform X1, which translates to MNGTMAASSNRIMLGPLVAAIDQGTSSTRFLVFNAKTAELLSHHQVEIKQSFPKEGWVEEDPKEILQSVYECMDRTCEKLTQLNIDISNIKAVGVTNQRETTIVWDKDTGEPLYNAIVWLDLRTQSTVERLINKTPGRNKNHLKHKTGLPISTYFSAVKLRWLMDNVEKVHEAVLSHRAMFGTVDSWLIWCLTGGKKGGVHCTDVTNASRTMLFNIHTMDWDPELCKYFDIPMEILPKVRSSSEIYGLMKISSKLKSGPLTGIPISGCLGDQSAALVGQMCFKDGQAKNTYGTGCFLLKNVGTKPVMSDHGLLTTVAYKLGRDKPACYALEGSVAIAGAVVRWLKDNLGIIQTSTELEQLAADVGTSYGCYFVPAFSGLYAPYWEPSARGIICGLTQFTNRSHLAFAALEAVCFQTREILDAMNQDSGIHLSQLQVDGGMTSNRLLMQLQADILCIPVVKPSMPETTALGAAMAAGAAEGVSVWSLNPEDLTEVTSERFEPQINPEESELRYARWKKAVQRAMNWETTEPVSNGNEETSIFSSVPLGFYILGSMFMLIGAKYIAAGQK; encoded by the exons ATGAACGGCACAATGGCTGCATCGTCGAACAGGATCATGCTGGGTCCCCTTGTAGCTGCTATCGACCAAGGCACGAGTTCTACACGTTTTCTG GTTTTCAATGCAAAAACAGCAGAGCTTCTCAGTCACCATCAGGTTGAGATTAAACAGAGCTTTCCCAAAGAGGG TTGGGTGGAGGAGGATCCAAAAGAGATTCTTCAGTCTGTGTATGAGTGCATGGACAGAACCTGTGAGAAACTGACCCAGCTCAATATTGACATCTCGAACATAAAAG CTGTTGGTGTGACCAATCAGCGGGAAACCACTATTGTTTGGGACAAGGATACGGGAGAACCACTTTATAATGCTATAG TTTGGCTTGATCTGCGGACCCAGTCAACAGTAGAAAGGCTGATCAACAAAACTCCAGGCAGAAACAAAAACCACCTCAAG CACAAGACTGGCCTACCCATCAGCACATACTTCAGTGCAGTGAAGTTACGCTGGCTGATGGATAATGTGGAAAAGGTCCATGAAGCTGTGCTCTCTCACAGGGCCATGTTTGGAACAGTGGACTCTTGGCTTATCTGG TGCCTGACTGGGGGGAAGAAGGGAGGTGTTCATTGCACAGATGTAACCAATGCCAGCCGAACAATGCTCTTCAATATTCATACAATGGACTGGGATCCAGAGCTCTGCAA ATATTTTGATATACCAATGGAAATTCTGCCAAAAGTGAGAAGTTCTTCAGAGATTTATGGTTTAATG AAAATCAGCTCTAAACTG AAATCTGGCCCTTTAACTGGTATCCCCATATCAGGg TGTCTTGGGGACCAATCTGCTGCCCTGGTGGGACAGATGTGCTTCAAGGACGGACAAGCCAAAAATAC atatGGGACTGGTTGTTTCTTGCTTAAGAATGTAGGGACTAAG CCTGTGATGTCGGACCATGGACTCCTGACAACAGTCGCATATAAACTAGGGCGTGACAAGCCTGCCTGCTATGCACTAGAG GGTTCTGTTGCCATTGCAGGGGCAGTTGTGCGTTGGCTAAAGGATAATCTTGGAATTATCCAAACCTCTACAGAACttg AGCAACTAGCTGCTGACGTTGGCACATCATATGGCTGTTATTTTGTCCCTGCATTCTCTGGATTATATGCGCCATACTGGGAGCCAAGTGCTAGAGG AATCATCTGCGGTCTAACACAGTTCACCAATAGGAGTCATTTGGCTTTCGCAGCACTTGAAGCTGTCTGCTTCCAGACACGAGAG ATTCTGGATGCAATGAACCAGGACAGTGGTATTCATCTGTCCCAGCTCCAGGTTGATGGAGGCATGACGTCTAACCGGTTACTGATGCAGCTGCAGGCCGACATACTGTGTATCCCAGTTG taaagcCGTCCATGCCTGAGACCACAGCTCTGGGTGCTGCTATGGCAGCAGGAGCAGCTGAAGGAGTCAGTGTGTGGAGCCTAAACCCAGAAGATCTCACAGAGGTCACGTCAGAAAGATTTGAGCCTCAGATCAACCCAGAGG AGAGTGAACTTCGATATGCTCGCTGGAAGAAAGCTGTTCAGAGGGCTATGAACTGGGAAACCACAGAACCAGTCAGCAATGGAAatg AGGAGACTAGTATCTTCAGTAGTGTTCCCTTGGGCTTTTACATTCTGGGTAGCATGTTTATGTTAATTGGAGCAAAGTACATTGCAG CAGGGCAGAAGTAG
- the LOC113105512 gene encoding LOW QUALITY PROTEIN: nicotinamide N-methyltransferase-like (The sequence of the model RefSeq protein was modified relative to this genomic sequence to represent the inferred CDS: deleted 1 base in 1 codon), whose product MSELTTCTEGEFYEGHFDSRAYVKNFYSCPRGHADEKDFLTFVLKCLSGVFSAGEHKGKLLIDVGSGPSIHSVISACDHYDEIVLSDFANDNRREIEKWLNNLEGSLDWKPILQHVCELEGKSPSDLEATLKQRVKKVLKCDVRLENPFSPHTLEPADCVTTSLCLEAACKDIQTYCHALHGLTKLLRPGGLLVMIGVLGESFYKVNDKRFSCLRLSQDNIEEALRGLGLSILEFNLLPAEDREGNSVSDFEAVFHLVARKPSE is encoded by the exons ATGAGTGAATTGACGACCTGCACAGAGGGAGAGTTCTATGAGGGGCATTTTGACTCGCGAGCGTATGTGAAGAATTTTTATTCCTGCCCTCGCGGTCACGCTGACGAGAAGGACTTCCTTACTTTCGTTTTGAAATGCCTTAGTGGAGTTTTCTCAGCGG gagaACATAAAGGCAAGCTGCTGATCGATGTGGGCAGTGGACCCTCGATCCACTCCGTCATCAGCGCC TGCGACCATTATGACGAGATCGTGCTCTCTGATTTCGCAAATGACAATCGTAGAGAAATTGAAAAATGGCTGAATAATCTAGAAGGCAGTTTAGATTGGAAACCTATATTGCAGCACGTTTGTGAACTGGAGGGCAAAAG CCCGTCCGATTTGGAGGCTACACTGAAGCAACGAGTCAAGAAAGTTTTAAAATGTGATGTCCGGTTGGAGAATCCATTCTCTCCACACACACTGGAACCAGCTGACTGTGTCACTACATCCCTGTGTCTGGAAGCAGCATGCAAAGACATTCAAACATACTGTCACGCTTTACATGGACTGACCAAACTTTTGCGTCCTGGTGGACTTTTGGTAATGATTGGTGTTCTGGGCGAAAGCTTCTACAAGGTAAATGATAAGCGCTTTTCTTGTCTTAGACTGAGTCAGGATAATATTGAGGAAGCGCTCCGTGGTTTAGGCCTCTCAATCCTCGAGTTTAATTTACTGCCTGCAGAAGACAGAGAGGGCAACTCTGTGTCTGACTTTGAGGCAGTTTTTCATCTTGTAGCGAGAAAACCCTCTGAGTGA
- the LOC113105519 gene encoding glycerol kinase-like isoform X2 — protein MNGTMAASSNRIMLGPLVAAIDQGTSSTRFLVFNAKTAELLSHHQVEIKQSFPKEGWVEEDPKEILQSVYECMDRTCEKLTQLNIDISNIKAVGVTNQRETTIVWDKDTGEPLYNAIVWLDLRTQSTVERLINKTPGRNKNHLKHKTGLPISTYFSAVKLRWLMDNVEKVHEAVLSHRAMFGTVDSWLIWCLTGGKKGGVHCTDVTNASRTMLFNIHTMDWDPELCKYFDIPMEILPKVRSSSEIYGLMKISSKLKSGPLTGIPISGCLGDQSAALVGQMCFKDGQAKNTYGTGCFLLKNVGTKPVMSDHGLLTTVAYKLGRDKPACYALEGSVAIAGAVVRWLKDNLGIIQTSTELEQLAADVGTSYGCYFVPAFSGLYAPYWEPSARGIICGLTQFTNRSHLAFAALEAVCFQTREILDAMNQDSGIHLSQLQVDGGMTSNRLLMQLQADILCIPVVKPSMPETTALGAAMAAGAAEGVSVWSLNPEDLTEVTSERFEPQINPEESELRYARWKKAVQRAMNWETTEPVSNGNEETSIFSSVPLGFYILGSMFMLIGAKYIAGQK, from the exons ATGAACGGCACAATGGCTGCATCGTCGAACAGGATCATGCTGGGTCCCCTTGTAGCTGCTATCGACCAAGGCACGAGTTCTACACGTTTTCTG GTTTTCAATGCAAAAACAGCAGAGCTTCTCAGTCACCATCAGGTTGAGATTAAACAGAGCTTTCCCAAAGAGGG TTGGGTGGAGGAGGATCCAAAAGAGATTCTTCAGTCTGTGTATGAGTGCATGGACAGAACCTGTGAGAAACTGACCCAGCTCAATATTGACATCTCGAACATAAAAG CTGTTGGTGTGACCAATCAGCGGGAAACCACTATTGTTTGGGACAAGGATACGGGAGAACCACTTTATAATGCTATAG TTTGGCTTGATCTGCGGACCCAGTCAACAGTAGAAAGGCTGATCAACAAAACTCCAGGCAGAAACAAAAACCACCTCAAG CACAAGACTGGCCTACCCATCAGCACATACTTCAGTGCAGTGAAGTTACGCTGGCTGATGGATAATGTGGAAAAGGTCCATGAAGCTGTGCTCTCTCACAGGGCCATGTTTGGAACAGTGGACTCTTGGCTTATCTGG TGCCTGACTGGGGGGAAGAAGGGAGGTGTTCATTGCACAGATGTAACCAATGCCAGCCGAACAATGCTCTTCAATATTCATACAATGGACTGGGATCCAGAGCTCTGCAA ATATTTTGATATACCAATGGAAATTCTGCCAAAAGTGAGAAGTTCTTCAGAGATTTATGGTTTAATG AAAATCAGCTCTAAACTG AAATCTGGCCCTTTAACTGGTATCCCCATATCAGGg TGTCTTGGGGACCAATCTGCTGCCCTGGTGGGACAGATGTGCTTCAAGGACGGACAAGCCAAAAATAC atatGGGACTGGTTGTTTCTTGCTTAAGAATGTAGGGACTAAG CCTGTGATGTCGGACCATGGACTCCTGACAACAGTCGCATATAAACTAGGGCGTGACAAGCCTGCCTGCTATGCACTAGAG GGTTCTGTTGCCATTGCAGGGGCAGTTGTGCGTTGGCTAAAGGATAATCTTGGAATTATCCAAACCTCTACAGAACttg AGCAACTAGCTGCTGACGTTGGCACATCATATGGCTGTTATTTTGTCCCTGCATTCTCTGGATTATATGCGCCATACTGGGAGCCAAGTGCTAGAGG AATCATCTGCGGTCTAACACAGTTCACCAATAGGAGTCATTTGGCTTTCGCAGCACTTGAAGCTGTCTGCTTCCAGACACGAGAG ATTCTGGATGCAATGAACCAGGACAGTGGTATTCATCTGTCCCAGCTCCAGGTTGATGGAGGCATGACGTCTAACCGGTTACTGATGCAGCTGCAGGCCGACATACTGTGTATCCCAGTTG taaagcCGTCCATGCCTGAGACCACAGCTCTGGGTGCTGCTATGGCAGCAGGAGCAGCTGAAGGAGTCAGTGTGTGGAGCCTAAACCCAGAAGATCTCACAGAGGTCACGTCAGAAAGATTTGAGCCTCAGATCAACCCAGAGG AGAGTGAACTTCGATATGCTCGCTGGAAGAAAGCTGTTCAGAGGGCTATGAACTGGGAAACCACAGAACCAGTCAGCAATGGAAatg AGGAGACTAGTATCTTCAGTAGTGTTCCCTTGGGCTTTTACATTCTGGGTAGCATGTTTATGTTAATTGGAGCAAAGTACATTGCAG GGCAGAAGTAG
- the LOC113105519 gene encoding glycerol kinase-like isoform X3, translated as MNGTMAASSNRIMLGPLVAAIDQGTSSTRFLVFNAKTAELLSHHQVEIKQSFPKEGWVEEDPKEILQSVYECMDRTCEKLTQLNIDISNIKAVGVTNQRETTIVWDKDTGEPLYNAIVWLDLRTQSTVERLINKTPGRNKNHLKHKTGLPISTYFSAVKLRWLMDNVEKVHEAVLSHRAMFGTVDSWLIWCLTGGKKGGVHCTDVTNASRTMLFNIHTMDWDPELCKYFDIPMEILPKVRSSSEIYGLMKSGPLTGIPISGCLGDQSAALVGQMCFKDGQAKNTYGTGCFLLKNVGTKPVMSDHGLLTTVAYKLGRDKPACYALEGSVAIAGAVVRWLKDNLGIIQTSTELEQLAADVGTSYGCYFVPAFSGLYAPYWEPSARGIICGLTQFTNRSHLAFAALEAVCFQTREILDAMNQDSGIHLSQLQVDGGMTSNRLLMQLQADILCIPVVKPSMPETTALGAAMAAGAAEGVSVWSLNPEDLTEVTSERFEPQINPEESELRYARWKKAVQRAMNWETTEPVSNGNEETSIFSSVPLGFYILGSMFMLIGAKYIAAGQK; from the exons ATGAACGGCACAATGGCTGCATCGTCGAACAGGATCATGCTGGGTCCCCTTGTAGCTGCTATCGACCAAGGCACGAGTTCTACACGTTTTCTG GTTTTCAATGCAAAAACAGCAGAGCTTCTCAGTCACCATCAGGTTGAGATTAAACAGAGCTTTCCCAAAGAGGG TTGGGTGGAGGAGGATCCAAAAGAGATTCTTCAGTCTGTGTATGAGTGCATGGACAGAACCTGTGAGAAACTGACCCAGCTCAATATTGACATCTCGAACATAAAAG CTGTTGGTGTGACCAATCAGCGGGAAACCACTATTGTTTGGGACAAGGATACGGGAGAACCACTTTATAATGCTATAG TTTGGCTTGATCTGCGGACCCAGTCAACAGTAGAAAGGCTGATCAACAAAACTCCAGGCAGAAACAAAAACCACCTCAAG CACAAGACTGGCCTACCCATCAGCACATACTTCAGTGCAGTGAAGTTACGCTGGCTGATGGATAATGTGGAAAAGGTCCATGAAGCTGTGCTCTCTCACAGGGCCATGTTTGGAACAGTGGACTCTTGGCTTATCTGG TGCCTGACTGGGGGGAAGAAGGGAGGTGTTCATTGCACAGATGTAACCAATGCCAGCCGAACAATGCTCTTCAATATTCATACAATGGACTGGGATCCAGAGCTCTGCAA ATATTTTGATATACCAATGGAAATTCTGCCAAAAGTGAGAAGTTCTTCAGAGATTTATGGTTTAATG AAATCTGGCCCTTTAACTGGTATCCCCATATCAGGg TGTCTTGGGGACCAATCTGCTGCCCTGGTGGGACAGATGTGCTTCAAGGACGGACAAGCCAAAAATAC atatGGGACTGGTTGTTTCTTGCTTAAGAATGTAGGGACTAAG CCTGTGATGTCGGACCATGGACTCCTGACAACAGTCGCATATAAACTAGGGCGTGACAAGCCTGCCTGCTATGCACTAGAG GGTTCTGTTGCCATTGCAGGGGCAGTTGTGCGTTGGCTAAAGGATAATCTTGGAATTATCCAAACCTCTACAGAACttg AGCAACTAGCTGCTGACGTTGGCACATCATATGGCTGTTATTTTGTCCCTGCATTCTCTGGATTATATGCGCCATACTGGGAGCCAAGTGCTAGAGG AATCATCTGCGGTCTAACACAGTTCACCAATAGGAGTCATTTGGCTTTCGCAGCACTTGAAGCTGTCTGCTTCCAGACACGAGAG ATTCTGGATGCAATGAACCAGGACAGTGGTATTCATCTGTCCCAGCTCCAGGTTGATGGAGGCATGACGTCTAACCGGTTACTGATGCAGCTGCAGGCCGACATACTGTGTATCCCAGTTG taaagcCGTCCATGCCTGAGACCACAGCTCTGGGTGCTGCTATGGCAGCAGGAGCAGCTGAAGGAGTCAGTGTGTGGAGCCTAAACCCAGAAGATCTCACAGAGGTCACGTCAGAAAGATTTGAGCCTCAGATCAACCCAGAGG AGAGTGAACTTCGATATGCTCGCTGGAAGAAAGCTGTTCAGAGGGCTATGAACTGGGAAACCACAGAACCAGTCAGCAATGGAAatg AGGAGACTAGTATCTTCAGTAGTGTTCCCTTGGGCTTTTACATTCTGGGTAGCATGTTTATGTTAATTGGAGCAAAGTACATTGCAG CAGGGCAGAAGTAG